The DNA sequence CAGGAACCGGGTCTGCCAGCTGTAGGCCAGGTCGGCGGCGCAGGCCTGCGCCGCCTGCTCGGCGGTCTGGGCGGCCTCGGCCAGCCGGCCGTCGGCGGCGAGGGTCTCGACCAGCAGCCACGCGCTCCAGCGGGCGGCCAGCGCCTCGCCGGCCGAGCCGGCCGCGGCCGCCGCCGACGCCAGCGCGTGCTCCCAGCCCGGGGTGCGGCCGGCGGCGTGGACCGCGGCGACGGCGGCCCGCAGCCCCGGGTGGGCGGGCGGGTCGCCGTGCCGGGCGACGATCGCCGCGGCGGTCGCCGCCGCACCGTCGGGATCGCCGGCGAGCTGGGCGAGCAGCAGCACCCGGTCGCGGCCGGCGACGTGGGCCGGGGCGGCCGAGTCGGGTACGGGTGCCGCGGCCTCCCGGGCGGCGGCGAGGTCGCCGGTCTGCAGCAGCGCCTCGGCGCGCAGGACCGCGGCGTCGACGCCGAGCGGGAACGTCGTGGTCAGCACCCGGGCGGCGGCGCGGGGCCGGCCGCTGGCCAGGGCGGCGCCCGCGGCGTCGACGCGTACGGCCGGTGGCGGGTCGACGCCCGGCAGGCCGCAGGCGAGCAGGAGGAGTTCGGCGCGTTCGCCGGCGGTGGTGGCGCCGGCGGCGGCGGCGACCGCGTGCGTGTACGCGGCGTCGGTGTCACCGGCGGCGGCGAGGTGCCGGGCGGCCTCCCGGGCCGGTACGAGCTCGGCGAGGCGGCGGTGCAGGGCGCGGCGGCCCTCGTCGTCGAGCAGGCCGGCGGCGACCTCGGCGACGTACGGCGACACCGGTACGACGGTGCCGTCCGCGTCGGCGGCGACCAGGCCGGCGCCGGTGAGTTCGTCGACGCCGGCGCCGAGGACCGCGGTGGTGGCCGGCCGGCCGAGCAGACCGAGGGCCGCCATCGCGGTGCGGGCCGGGCGGGTCAGGTCGGACAGGGCGGCCGCGACCGCGTAGCCGACCTGGTCGATGTCGTCGTCGGCGGCGGCCGGTGCCGCGGCACCGCGCCGGGTGGCGGCGTGCCGGGCCAGCGTCTCCGCCGCCAGCGGCACCCCGCCGGCACGGCGTACGACGTCGGAGACGGTGGCGGGGTCGAGGCCGGGGGCGACCCGGCGGACGAGTTCGGTGGCCGCGTCGGGGTCCAGTGCCGGCATGCTGAGCCAGCCGGCGGCGACGGTCCGCAGCGCGGCGACGGCTTCGGCCGGCAGCCGGTGCGGGGTCCGCAGCGCCACCACGATCCGGCAGTGCGCGGCGAGCGGGACGAGGGCGGCGACGGTGGCCGGGTCGGCCCACTGCAGGTCGTCCAGGAGCAGCAGGCCGGCGCGGACCCGGGAGCGGACCGCTTCGGCGAGCAGGGCCGGGTCCTGGGCGGGCAGGCGCACCTTGACCGCCCGGGTCAGCGCGAACGCCGGCACTGCGGAGAGCATGGCCAACCCGCCGCCGGCGAACACCGGGCCGCGGAACGCGGCACCGAGTCCGGAAAGGACGGTGCTGCGGCCGCTGCCCGGGCCGCCGGTGACGACGACCAGGCCCGGTGCGGTCAGCAGCGCGGTCGCCTCGTCGACGACGGTGCGCGGCCGGCCGGTGGCGGCCTGGCCGTCGAGGGCGCGGTCGGCGATGTCGCCGCCGGGTGCGTGACGCACACGTCCTCCCCTGACACTGGGCTCGGCGCCCCGTCGGGTGAGACGGTGGCACGAACATGGGATCCTGCGCCGGCAGGATATTCGTAGTGTGAGGTCCGGCAGGGACGCTGCGCCCCGCCGATTGTCGAAAGGGACGACCACCGAGATGAGCGAGCAAGGCCACCGGACCCCCGTCATTGTTGCCGACCGTACCGCCGGCTGACGAGTCATGGGTCCAGGTCCGCTCAGTGTCCGTGTCGCTGCTCTGTGTGACGAAGTTGGTCCGAGAGTCGGCCCCAGCGCTCAGGCGCAGGTGTTCGGCATTCGTCGCCGGCTCGACGAACCGTTGCGGGTGGCCATCGCCGGACGTCTGAAAGCCGGAAAGTCGACACTTGTTAACGCACTAATCGGACGCCGGGTGGCGCCCACGGAGGTCGGTGAGTGCACCCGGATCGTCACCCAGTTCCGCTACGGCACCGCCGACCGGGTCGACGTCGTACGCCGCGACGGCCACCGGGTCAGCCTTCCGCTGGACGAGTCGGGGATGATCCCGCAGCGGCTCGGGGTGGCCCGTGCCGACATCGCGTTCGTCGACGTGACACTGACCAGTGACCACCTCCGCGAACTGACCGTGGTGGACACCCCGGGTCTGTCCTCGACGAACACCGCGGTCAGCGCCAACGCGCAGCGGTTCCTGTTCAGCGACGGCAGCGCCCCGTTCGACGACGACATCGACGACGACTCCGTCGGGGCGATCTCCGGCGCCGAGGCGATCATCTACGTGTTCACCCAGTCGGTCCGCGACGACGACCTGCAGGCGCTGGAGGCGTTCCGGTCGGTGTCGGCCCGGCTGGCCAGCAACCCCATCAACTCCCTCGGCCTGTTCAACAAGGTCGACAAGCTGGTCGGGGCGATGGCCGACCCGTGGCCGGTGGTCGGGCCGCTGGCCGCCGACCAGACCAAGGTGCTGCGCCGGGTCGTCTCCGACGTGGTCCCGGCGATCGGGCTGCTCGCCGAGACCACCGAGGCCGGCCGGCTCACCGCCGCCGACTGCGAGGCACTGCGTACGCTCGGTCAGCTGCCGCAGAGCGAGCGGCTGGTGCTGCTCGCGTCGGTGGACCTGTTCACGTCCCGCGAGTGCGTGGTGCCGCGCGAACAGCGCGAACGGCTGCTGCGGCTGCTCGACCTGTACGGCATCGGCTTCGCGATCGCGCAGCTGGCCGCCCGGCCCCAACTGGCCAGCGGCGACCTGGTCCGGATGCTGTTCCAGGCGTCCGGGTTCCCGCGCCTGAAGCAGACCCTCGACCAGGCGTTCCGGTGGCGTACCGACGCCATCAAGGCCGGCTGGGGCCTGTCCAGCCTGGAGAAGATCGCCAGCCACACCGAACGGCCGCAGGACCGCGAGCTGCTGCGCGACGCCATCGAGCGGGTGCTCCAGCAGCCGGAATACCACCGGCTGCGGCTGCTGGAGGTGGCCCAGCAGGTCACCACCGGCTCGGTGGAACTGCCCGAGCCGATGGAGCAGGAGCTGACCCGGCTGGCGCTGTCCAACGACGCGCAGTGGATCCTCAACCTGCCCAACGCCGGCCTCGACCAGCTGGTCAAGGCGGCCCTGGAGGCGGCGACCCGGTGGCGGGTCTACGCCGTGGCCGGTGCCAGCCCCGCCCAGTCGCGGGTGGCGCTCGTCGCCCACCGTGGCTTCTACCTGCTGTCGCAGCAGATGCGGGCGGGCGGGGGCATGCGGTGAACAACAACGCGTACGGGGCGGCCGTCCGGCCGTCACCAGTTGATCATCCGGTAGCCGCGGCGACCGCGCGGACCACGGACGCAGACGAAAGGTGCCCGATGTGACCACGACCGCCAACGCCAAACCCGAGGCGGCCCTGGGCAAACTGCTCACCGCGGCGGTCGACTCCTCGCAGGCGTTCCTGCGCAAGATCGACCCGGATGCCGCCGCCGACATCGACGCGTTCCGCCGCCGCCAGGTCACCCGGCCGTCCATCGTGGTCGTCGGGGAAACCAAGCGCGGCAAGAGCTCCCTGGTCAACGCGCTGATCGGGGTGCCGAACCTGTCGCCGGTGGACGCCGCCGTGGCCACCGCCACCTACCTCGAGTTCGTGCACGCCGAGACACCCGGCGCCAAGGCGTGGCTGCCCGGCCGCGAGGACCCGGTGCCGCTCGGCCTGAACGACCTGCGCGACTGGGGCACCGCCTTCGGCCGGCTGCCCGAGGGCGTCCGCCCGCCCCGGCGGATCGAGGTCGGGCACACCGCCCCGCTGCTGCAGTACCTGACGCTCGTCGACACCCCCGGCACCGGCGGCCTCGACCCGATGCACGTCGAGATCGCCCTCGACGCCGTCGAGAAGGCCAGCGCACTGCTCTTCGTCGTCGACGCGTCCGGGCCGTTCGCCAAGCCCGAACTCGACTTCCTCATCGAGGCCAGCAAGCGGGTCAACTTCGTGGTGTTCGCGCTGACCAAGACCGACGCCTACCCGGGCTGGCGGACGATCTGGGACGACGACCGCGGCCAGCTCCAGACCCACGCCCCCCGGTTCGCGTCCGCGCCCTGGTATCCGGTCTCGGCCCGGCTGGCCGAGCTCGCGATGACGCTGCCCCGCGAGGCCGCGCCCGAACTGATCCGCGAGTCGCGGATCGCCGAACTCCAGCACGCCCTGATCGCCCTGGCCGGCAAGGGGCACCTGCTCCAGCAGGCCAACGTGCTGCGGACCATCCGCTCCGAGGTCATCCGGCTCGACCTCGAGATCACCGACCGGATGAAGGCCACCGACCCCGACCCGGCCGACTCCGAGAAGGCCAAGAAGGACCGGGCCGCGCTCGCCGCCCGTAAGCGCACCGACTCCCGCCAGTGGTCGCTGGCGCTGAACACCGAGACCCAGCGGGCCCGGGTCGAGGCCACCGGCCGGCTGCGCAACTACGTCAGCAGCCTCCAGGAGGACTTCCTCGGCAAGATCGAGAAGTCGAAGGGCGACGACCTGAAGAACCTCCCCCAGGAGGTCGACCGGGCCCTGCACGCGCTGTCCGTACGGCTGTCGCACGAACTGGAGTTCCGCTTCCGCAAGGTCGGCGAGCGGGTCCTCGCCCAGGTGTTCGCGCCGCACGAACTCCAGCACGTGCTGCGCCGGCTCAACGCCACCCTGCGCCACGCCCTGGCCAGCAAGCCCCGCCGCGAGGGCGGCAACGGCGACAACATCATGATCGCCATGTCGGCCGGTGGCATGGCGATGATGGCCGGCCGCGGCGCGATGGCCGGCGCGTCCGCGCTCGGCGCCGGCGCCCTGGTCGGCGGCGGCCTGCTGATCCCGTTCGCCGGCGTCGGTCTCGGCCTGGCCGCCGGCGCGTTCCTCATCTACAAGCGCCGCGTCCAGACCGACCGGCAGCAGGCCAGGGTCTGGCTGCGCGAGGTGCTCGGCGAGGCCCGCGCCGCGATCTCCGACGAGATCATGCACCGGTTCACCGACCTGCAGTACGCGCTGACCCTGGCCCTCGACGACGCCATCGAGCGCCGGCTGGCCCAGCTCGACGCGCACATCGCCGCGATCGACAAGGCGATGGCCGAGGACAAGGCCAGCCGGGCCAAGCGTAAGGCCGCGCTCCAGACCGAACGCGAAGCGCTGCGGGCCCGCGTCAAGCAGGTCGACGAGGTCCTCGTCCGGGCCCGGGCGATCCAGCCCGCCCAGGCACAGGAGGCGGCGTCATGAGCGGGCGAATCAGTTGGCTCGGGTGGAGTCATGACGGCTCGGAGTGCAGCGGAGAGGCGTCATGAGCGAGCGGAGCGGGCGAATCAGTTGGCTCGGGTGGAGTCATGACGGCTCGGAGTGCAGCGGAGAGGCGTCATGACCGACAACTGGGACCAGTGGCCCGAGGATGACGGCTTCGAGGACGGCGACACCGCCAACCTCGACGACCTTCAGGGCGGGTTCGCCGAAGACGGGTACGCCAGCGAGGGGTTCGGCCCGGCCGACGACCTGCCCGGCGGCGACACCTCCGGCGAGGAGCCGGCCGAGGTGCCGTTCGGCGCGCCGCTCGGTTACGGCGACCTCGTCGACCAGGCCCCGGACGCCGAACCGCTCGACGCGGACACCGGGCTCGACGAGCCGGCACCGGCCGCCGAGTCGGGCTTCGGCCCCGCCGACGCCCCGGTCGGCGCCGACCCCGACCTCGACCCGCACGGCGACGGCGAGTCGTGGCCGGATTCGACGTTCCCGCCGGCGCTCGACCTCGGCGCCCCGCCGGAGCCGGTCGACGGCTTCCCGTGGACCGACGCCGACACCCTCGGCGCCGGCGACGCCGCCCCGCTACCCGACCCGGGTACGGCGTACGCCGATGCCCCGCCGGCCGACGACCTGGCCGCGTACGCCGGCACCGAGACCCCGGCCGGCGGCGACCCGTGGACGACCCTGGCCGCCTCGGACGACCCGGCGACCAGCAACCTGGCCCGCTTCTGGGCCCCCGGCACGGCCTGACGCCCGGCGGCGGCCCCGCCCGACCGGGGGCCGGGCGTGCGGGGCACCTGTCGCCTTCACGGGCCACAGCGGATTCGCTGTATCCACGCTGAATTCGCTGTGGCCCGCAACAGCAGGTCCTTCCGGCCGAACCCCGTGTCAAGGCCACGCGCCGTGCCCCTGCGGCGCTGGCCGGCAACGGGGCGTCGAGAGACGTCGTGATCGTCTGCTGTCCAGGCAGTCCGAACCCGGCGTGTCGAGTGCCGGAACAGCAGACGATCGAGGCACCCGACCGGGTGCGCGGCGGCTCCGGGCGGCGGCGGCATGCGAGGCCACCCGACCCGGGGTGCGCGGCGGCTCCGGCCGCCGGGCGGCGGTGGCGGCATGGAGTGCCGCGAACCGGGAACCACAGGCTGCCGGCATCGACACCGAAAGGCCCTGTGTTGACACCTCCTGTCGTACCGCGTCGTGCCGTCCTGGCCGGGCTCGCCGTCACCGTCACCGTCGTGCTGGCCGGGTGCGGCCGCGGCGGCGAATACTCCTCCGGAACCGATCACGGCGCGGCCGCGACGGTGCCGGCCGGTGCCGCGGCGGGCACCACGACGACGTTCAACGACGCCGACGTGACGTTCGCCCAGACGATGGTCCCGCACCACCGGCAGGCGGTGGAGATGGCGGTGCTGGCGCAGACCCGCGCCGAGAACACCGACGTCAAGGCGCTCGCCGACCGGATCCGGGACACCCAGCAGTCGGAGATCGACACGATGACCGGCTGGCTGGCGGCGTGGGGCCGGCCGGCGCCGATGCCGGGCGCCGGGCACGGAACGTCTCCGCCGGGGACGGCGCATCCGATGCCGGGAATGCTGTCCGACGCCGACATGAAGAGCCTCGCCGACGCCCGGGGAACCGCGTTCGACCAGCAGTTCCTCACCATGATGATCGCCCACCACCAGGGTGCCGTCACGATGGCCAGGGAGGAGATCGCGAAGGGGAGCAACGCCGACGCGAAGGCTCTCGCCGAGCGGATCGTCACCGAACAGCAGGCCGAGATCACCGCGATGCGCGACATCCTGAGCCGCCTCTAGTCACCCCGCCCCGGTCCGGGGACGGCCGGGCACCGGACGGTGCCCGGCCGTCGGCCGGCTCAGGCGGTCGAGACGAGCAGCACGACGACGGCGATGACCACCATGACGGCCAGGGCCAGCGTCCACACCTTCGCCGGCTCCTCGTACCAGGACTTTTCCGGCTGGCGCGGTGCCATCACCGGCGGTCGGGGCGTCGGCACCGGCCGCGGCTGGTGCTGCTGCGGCGCGGCGACCGGTGGCCGGGCCGGCTGCGGCTGCTGCGGTGGCGGGACCATCCGGGGCGGCTGCGGTCCCGCCGGTGCCGCCGAGACCGGGCGGGTCGGCTGCGGCGGGCCCGCCGACACGGGCCGGGCCGGCTGCTGGGGCGGGTACGGCGGTCCGCTGCGCGGCGGCGCGACCGGCTGGCGCACCATGCCGGGCCGGGCCGGCGGACCGGGTGCCGGCCGCGCCGGTACGGCCCGCGGCACGCCGGAATGGCCCTGGCCGGCGCCGCCGGTCGGGGCACCGAAGCACAACGCCCCCTCGGCGACGACCGTCTCCGGCTGCTCCAGCGTCGTCGGCGGCAGCCCCAACTCGCTGTGGATCAGGTGCGCGGCCAGCGGGATCCGGCTCGACCCGCCGACCAGGAAGATCCCGACCAGGTCGGCCGGCCGCAGCCGGGCCGCCGTGATCGTCTGGGCCAGGCAGGTGACCGTACGCATCAGCCCCGGCCGGATCAGCGCCTCGAACTCCTCGCGGGTGATGTGCGCCGAGATGTCCAGCGCCGGCAGGTGGATGTCGGCGCTGGTGGTGCGCGACAGCATCTCCTTGGCCCCGCGTACGTCGTCGTAGAGCAGCGTGCGCTGCCGGCGCTGACCGGCGTCGGCCGGGCTGATCACCGAGTTCCACATCATCGTGTGGTCGGTCGAGTAGCCGCGACCCAGGTGCTCCACCAGCGCCTGGTCGAAGTCGAGGCCGCCGAGTTCACCCAGGCCCTGCTCGGCCAGCACCTCGAACCCGGCCTGGGTGCGGCGTACGACGGTGGCGTCGAAGGTGCCCCCGCCCAGGTCGTAGATGCCCAGCGCCCGGCCGACCGGGACCGCCGTACCGAGCACCGCCGTGTAGTACGACGCGGCCGCGACCGGCTCGGCGATCAGCCGGGGTGCGGGCAGGCCCGCGGCCCGTGCCGACTCGACCAGGACCGCCCGGCGCCGCTCGCCCCACTGCGCCGGATGCGTCATCCGCAGCTCGTCGCACGGGCCGCCGAGCTGCCGCTGCGCCTCGGTCGCGATCCGCCGCAGCACCGCCGCGACCACCTGCGGCAACGGCAGCTCCTGGTCGCCGAGCAGCACCACACCGTC is a window from the Polymorphospora rubra genome containing:
- a CDS encoding DUF305 domain-containing protein, which translates into the protein MLTPPVVPRRAVLAGLAVTVTVVLAGCGRGGEYSSGTDHGAAATVPAGAAAGTTTTFNDADVTFAQTMVPHHRQAVEMAVLAQTRAENTDVKALADRIRDTQQSEIDTMTGWLAAWGRPAPMPGAGHGTSPPGTAHPMPGMLSDADMKSLADARGTAFDQQFLTMMIAHHQGAVTMAREEIAKGSNADAKALAERIVTEQQAEITAMRDILSRL
- a CDS encoding Hsp70 family protein, whose product is MRVLGVDFGTSNTVAMVRGPDGRARPLLFDGSPLQPSCVYLDADGRMLVGRDAERSARIDPSRYEPNPKRRVDDGVVLLGDQELPLPQVVAAVLRRIATEAQRQLGGPCDELRMTHPAQWGERRRAVLVESARAAGLPAPRLIAEPVAAASYYTAVLGTAVPVGRALGIYDLGGGTFDATVVRRTQAGFEVLAEQGLGELGGLDFDQALVEHLGRGYSTDHTMMWNSVISPADAGQRRQRTLLYDDVRGAKEMLSRTTSADIHLPALDISAHITREEFEALIRPGLMRTVTCLAQTITAARLRPADLVGIFLVGGSSRIPLAAHLIHSELGLPPTTLEQPETVVAEGALCFGAPTGGAGQGHSGVPRAVPARPAPGPPARPGMVRQPVAPPRSGPPYPPQQPARPVSAGPPQPTRPVSAAPAGPQPPRMVPPPQQPQPARPPVAAPQQHQPRPVPTPRPPVMAPRQPEKSWYEEPAKVWTLALAVMVVIAVVVLLVSTA
- a CDS encoding dynamin family protein produces the protein MTTTANAKPEAALGKLLTAAVDSSQAFLRKIDPDAAADIDAFRRRQVTRPSIVVVGETKRGKSSLVNALIGVPNLSPVDAAVATATYLEFVHAETPGAKAWLPGREDPVPLGLNDLRDWGTAFGRLPEGVRPPRRIEVGHTAPLLQYLTLVDTPGTGGLDPMHVEIALDAVEKASALLFVVDASGPFAKPELDFLIEASKRVNFVVFALTKTDAYPGWRTIWDDDRGQLQTHAPRFASAPWYPVSARLAELAMTLPREAAPELIRESRIAELQHALIALAGKGHLLQQANVLRTIRSEVIRLDLEITDRMKATDPDPADSEKAKKDRAALAARKRTDSRQWSLALNTETQRARVEATGRLRNYVSSLQEDFLGKIEKSKGDDLKNLPQEVDRALHALSVRLSHELEFRFRKVGERVLAQVFAPHELQHVLRRLNATLRHALASKPRREGGNGDNIMIAMSAGGMAMMAGRGAMAGASALGAGALVGGGLLIPFAGVGLGLAAGAFLIYKRRVQTDRQQARVWLREVLGEARAAISDEIMHRFTDLQYALTLALDDAIERRLAQLDAHIAAIDKAMAEDKASRAKRKAALQTEREALRARVKQVDEVLVRARAIQPAQAQEAAS
- a CDS encoding dynamin family protein translates to MGPGPLSVRVAALCDEVGPRVGPSAQAQVFGIRRRLDEPLRVAIAGRLKAGKSTLVNALIGRRVAPTEVGECTRIVTQFRYGTADRVDVVRRDGHRVSLPLDESGMIPQRLGVARADIAFVDVTLTSDHLRELTVVDTPGLSSTNTAVSANAQRFLFSDGSAPFDDDIDDDSVGAISGAEAIIYVFTQSVRDDDLQALEAFRSVSARLASNPINSLGLFNKVDKLVGAMADPWPVVGPLAADQTKVLRRVVSDVVPAIGLLAETTEAGRLTAADCEALRTLGQLPQSERLVLLASVDLFTSRECVVPREQRERLLRLLDLYGIGFAIAQLAARPQLASGDLVRMLFQASGFPRLKQTLDQAFRWRTDAIKAGWGLSSLEKIASHTERPQDRELLRDAIERVLQQPEYHRLRLLEVAQQVTTGSVELPEPMEQELTRLALSNDAQWILNLPNAGLDQLVKAALEAATRWRVYAVAGASPAQSRVALVAHRGFYLLSQQMRAGGGMR
- a CDS encoding LuxR C-terminal-related transcriptional regulator, coding for MRHAPGGDIADRALDGQAATGRPRTVVDEATALLTAPGLVVVTGGPGSGRSTVLSGLGAAFRGPVFAGGGLAMLSAVPAFALTRAVKVRLPAQDPALLAEAVRSRVRAGLLLLDDLQWADPATVAALVPLAAHCRIVVALRTPHRLPAEAVAALRTVAAGWLSMPALDPDAATELVRRVAPGLDPATVSDVVRRAGGVPLAAETLARHAATRRGAAAPAAADDDIDQVGYAVAAALSDLTRPARTAMAALGLLGRPATTAVLGAGVDELTGAGLVAADADGTVVPVSPYVAEVAAGLLDDEGRRALHRRLAELVPAREAARHLAAAGDTDAAYTHAVAAAAGATTAGERAELLLLACGLPGVDPPPAVRVDAAGAALASGRPRAAARVLTTTFPLGVDAAVLRAEALLQTGDLAAAREAAAPVPDSAAPAHVAGRDRVLLLAQLAGDPDGAAATAAAIVARHGDPPAHPGLRAAVAAVHAAGRTPGWEHALASAAAAAGSAGEALAARWSAWLLVETLAADGRLAEAAQTAEQAAQACAADLAYSWQTRFLAAQLWCTALRGGGADEVVRRAGDLTDRTLPVLARGYTIAAASLVEADGGLLAPARARLATAPTGSTTVDVLLDWVGREAAWLDGQPDRAVAPVTARGGPALVDGLRRITARWAAYDAGAPDEFAADPAADRLPPVAQTLAAWAAADGFATAARAWHDLSVREEVRCLLAHGLHESDPAQAVPPLLAAEQLAEQAGLVVLVGRAHRALRRHAVRRDSRGPRSGSELTDRERDVLRLVAQGEPTRRIAGQLGISGETVETHIRAGMRKLGARTRTEAAALALEVLR